A single genomic interval of Novosphingobium ginsenosidimutans harbors:
- the aroC gene encoding chorismate synthase: protein MSFNTFGRLLRFTTWGESHGPALGAVVDGCPPGLAISEAVIQPFLDARRPGQSKFTTQRQEPDAVRILSGVFEGKTTGTPISLMIENVDQRSKDYSEVAKAYRPGHADYAYDAKYGFRDYRGGGRSSARETAARVAAGAVARLVIPEVAIIGYVAEIGGDAIDLANFDAAEIGNNPFFCPDAKAAARWEKIVDDARLAGSSVGAVVECVATGVPAGWGAPLYAKLDSELAAAMMSINAVKGVEIGDGFAAARLRGEDNADPMRPGEGGPEFLANHAGGIAGGISTGQPVKVRVAFKPTSSILTPVETIDRDGGATEIRTKGRHDPCVGIRGVPVVEAMMALVLADQKLLHRGQCG from the coding sequence ATGTCGTTCAACACCTTCGGCCGTCTGCTGCGTTTCACCACCTGGGGCGAAAGCCACGGGCCGGCGTTGGGCGCCGTGGTTGACGGCTGCCCCCCGGGGCTGGCGATCAGTGAAGCGGTGATTCAGCCGTTCCTCGATGCACGCCGTCCGGGCCAATCTAAGTTCACCACCCAGCGGCAGGAGCCGGACGCGGTGCGGATCCTCTCCGGCGTGTTTGAGGGCAAGACGACCGGCACGCCGATCAGCCTGATGATCGAGAATGTCGATCAGCGCTCCAAGGACTATTCGGAAGTCGCCAAGGCCTATCGCCCCGGCCATGCCGACTATGCCTATGACGCCAAGTACGGCTTTCGCGATTATCGCGGCGGCGGGCGCAGCTCGGCGCGCGAAACGGCGGCGCGGGTCGCCGCCGGGGCCGTCGCCCGGCTGGTGATCCCGGAAGTGGCGATCATTGGCTATGTCGCCGAAATCGGCGGCGATGCGATCGATCTGGCCAACTTCGATGCGGCTGAGATCGGCAACAACCCGTTCTTCTGCCCCGATGCCAAGGCTGCGGCGCGCTGGGAAAAGATCGTCGACGACGCGCGGCTGGCCGGGTCTTCGGTCGGCGCGGTGGTTGAATGCGTGGCCACTGGCGTTCCCGCCGGTTGGGGGGCGCCGCTTTATGCCAAGCTCGATAGCGAGCTGGCCGCCGCGATGATGAGCATCAATGCGGTCAAAGGCGTCGAGATCGGCGATGGCTTTGCTGCCGCCCGCCTGCGCGGCGAGGACAACGCCGATCCGATGCGCCCGGGCGAGGGCGGGCCAGAGTTCCTGGCCAACCACGCTGGCGGGATCGCTGGTGGAATCAGCACCGGTCAGCCGGTCAAGGTGCGGGTGGCGTTCAAGCCCACCAGCTCGATCCTGACCCCGGTGGAAACGATCGACCGCGATGGCGGCGCGACCGAAATCCGCACCAAGGGCCGCCATGACCCTTGCGTCGGAATTCGCGGCGTGCCCGTGGTCGAAGCGATGATGGCGCTGGTCCTGGCCGACCAGAAACTGCTGCATCGCGGACAGTGCGGCTGA
- a CDS encoding antibiotic biosynthesis monooxygenase family protein produces the protein MFLVVFRNRKRPDMDAAAYAADAARMEELAEAQPGFISFKSYVADDGEVIALSEWASAEAAHAWGRHADHATVQRRGREAYYESYTLYTADKPRTHQFERQPE, from the coding sequence ATGTTCTTGGTCGTCTTCCGCAATCGCAAGCGCCCCGATATGGATGCGGCCGCCTATGCCGCCGACGCCGCGCGGATGGAGGAACTGGCCGAGGCCCAGCCAGGGTTCATCTCGTTCAAGAGCTATGTCGCCGATGATGGCGAGGTCATCGCCCTCTCCGAATGGGCCAGCGCCGAAGCGGCCCATGCCTGGGGCCGCCACGCCGACCACGCCACGGTTCAGCGCCGCGGGCGCGAGGCCTATTACGAGAGCTACACGCTCTACACTGCGGACAAACCGCGCACCCACCAGTTCGAAAGGCAGCCCGAGTGA
- a CDS encoding arsenate reductase, which translates to MSLIVYGIPNCDTVKKARTWLDRQGLAFTFHDYKKAGADAAKLASWCQAAGWDKVLNRAGTTFKKLPEADKADLDQQKAVALMAANPSCIKRPIVEHPGGLLVGFKEAEWAAALG; encoded by the coding sequence GTGAGCCTGATTGTCTACGGCATTCCCAACTGTGACACCGTCAAGAAGGCGCGGACCTGGCTTGATAGGCAGGGCCTTGCCTTTACCTTTCACGACTACAAGAAGGCCGGTGCCGATGCGGCGAAGCTGGCATCCTGGTGCCAGGCGGCTGGCTGGGACAAGGTGCTCAACCGCGCCGGCACGACCTTCAAGAAGCTGCCCGAGGCTGACAAGGCCGATCTCGATCAGCAGAAAGCAGTTGCGCTGATGGCGGCCAATCCCAGCTGCATCAAGCGGCCGATCGTCGAACATCCCGGTGGGCTGCTGGTAGGCTTCAAGGAAGCCGAGTGGGCGGCAGCTTTGGGATGA
- the pnuC gene encoding nicotinamide riboside transporter PnuC — MGGSFGMILSPETLKMLEWLAAALGVINIALLIFRSQWNFAFAIASVSLYVFIFFESRLYAESGLQVFFIIANIWGWLVWRRSLEAGEDETRVAVRWLDWRSRVVWLTVTAALSLNLGWLMHKYTNAAMPFADSAIAGASVAAQILLGYRRIENWVLWVAIDIAAVLLYINRGLYPTAGLYGGMLVMSLFGLREWIAVERRQRATAA; from the coding sequence GTGGGCGGCAGCTTTGGGATGATCCTTTCGCCCGAAACCCTGAAGATGCTGGAATGGCTGGCGGCGGCGCTGGGGGTGATCAACATTGCCCTGCTGATTTTCCGCTCGCAGTGGAACTTTGCCTTCGCGATCGCCTCGGTTTCGCTTTACGTCTTCATCTTCTTCGAGAGCCGGCTCTATGCCGAAAGCGGCCTGCAGGTGTTCTTTATCATCGCCAACATCTGGGGCTGGCTCGTCTGGCGCCGTTCGCTTGAGGCGGGCGAAGATGAAACCCGCGTCGCCGTGCGCTGGCTCGACTGGCGCAGCCGGGTGGTCTGGCTGACGGTCACCGCCGCGCTCAGCCTCAATCTGGGCTGGCTGATGCACAAGTACACCAATGCCGCCATGCCCTTTGCCGACAGCGCCATTGCCGGCGCTTCGGTCGCGGCGCAGATCCTGCTTGGCTATCGCCGGATCGAGAACTGGGTGCTGTGGGTCGCAATCGATATTGCGGCAGTGCTGCTCTACATCAACCGCGGCCTCTACCCCACCGCAGGCCTCTATGGCGGGATGCTGGTGATGAGCCTTTTCGGCCTGCGCGAATGGATCGCGGTCGAGCGCCGCCAGCGCGCAACCGCCGCGTGA
- a CDS encoding AAA family ATPase, with product MTFTVCFHGAESTGKSVLAEQLSREFDIPWVPEYGRAYCEERGTDLTMADLLAIAEGQAELTRAALAQHPPILILDTDQLMTAAWAEMLFGEVPTALLAYPKADLYLQFAADVPWIADGTRFFGTQAERTRFAQLAQDVLLLTGVPWLPVTGTWEDRARTVGNILRQGPLERVPGS from the coding sequence GTGACCTTCACCGTCTGTTTTCATGGTGCCGAGAGCACGGGCAAGTCGGTCTTGGCTGAGCAGTTGTCGCGCGAGTTCGATATCCCATGGGTGCCCGAATACGGTCGCGCTTATTGCGAAGAACGCGGAACCGACCTGACCATGGCCGACCTGCTGGCGATTGCCGAGGGCCAGGCAGAGCTTACCCGCGCTGCCCTGGCCCAGCACCCGCCCATCCTGATTCTTGATACCGACCAGCTGATGACCGCCGCCTGGGCCGAGATGCTGTTTGGGGAGGTGCCCACGGCGCTGCTGGCCTATCCCAAGGCAGACCTTTATCTGCAGTTCGCCGCGGATGTGCCTTGGATCGCCGATGGCACGCGGTTCTTCGGGACCCAGGCGGAGCGCACGCGGTTCGCGCAATTGGCCCAGGATGTCCTGCTGCTCACCGGGGTCCCTTGGCTGCCGGTTACCGGGACGTGGGAGGACCGCGCCCGGACGGTCGGGAACATTTTGCGCCAAGGCCCGCTTGAACGGGTTCCGGGAAGCTGA
- a CDS encoding VacJ family lipoprotein translates to MAAALAAAPLTAEPPVAPPAPVAEPVAPAPPQPVPQPAPVQPEDPNAIVVTGRGAPPGDPAAAVNEVSFEAVQAVDKAFVEPIAMGYAKAAPKPLRQGVHNALNNLSEPINFVNSLLQLKVGKAFRALGRFGINSTVGVAGLIDVAKRKPFKLPYERNGFANTLGFYGIGAGPYMYLPLIGPTSARDLVGRVLDLSLVPGVAGKPFSSPAYALGTGVARSLDDRVELDEFLRRLRGECTNPYAAERDYYLAVREAEIAALRKRPFDLASRLPACLAEGPKVRVGQAVPPPEPAPAAPAQEPSVTPQM, encoded by the coding sequence ATGGCCGCAGCGCTGGCGGCCGCTCCTCTGACGGCTGAACCACCGGTTGCGCCACCTGCACCGGTTGCAGAGCCGGTCGCGCCGGCCCCGCCGCAGCCAGTGCCGCAGCCCGCTCCCGTCCAGCCGGAAGACCCCAACGCCATCGTCGTGACCGGCCGCGGCGCGCCTCCCGGCGACCCGGCCGCTGCCGTCAACGAGGTCAGCTTCGAGGCCGTCCAGGCGGTCGACAAGGCCTTCGTCGAGCCAATCGCCATGGGTTATGCCAAGGCCGCGCCGAAGCCGCTTCGGCAGGGGGTGCACAACGCGCTCAACAACCTTAGCGAGCCGATCAACTTTGTTAACTCGCTGCTTCAGTTGAAGGTCGGCAAGGCGTTCCGGGCGCTGGGCCGGTTCGGGATCAACTCCACAGTCGGAGTGGCCGGGCTGATTGATGTCGCAAAGCGCAAACCCTTCAAGCTGCCCTACGAACGCAATGGCTTTGCCAACACGCTGGGCTTTTATGGCATCGGCGCCGGTCCCTACATGTACTTGCCGCTGATTGGCCCAACCTCGGCCCGCGACCTGGTCGGGCGGGTGCTCGACCTGTCGCTGGTGCCGGGCGTAGCCGGCAAGCCGTTCAGCTCTCCCGCCTATGCACTTGGCACCGGGGTTGCCCGCTCGCTCGACGACCGGGTCGAGCTTGACGAGTTCCTGCGCCGTTTGCGCGGCGAGTGCACCAACCCTTATGCTGCCGAGCGCGACTATTACCTGGCCGTGCGCGAGGCCGAGATCGCGGCGCTGCGCAAGCGGCCGTTCGACCTTGCCAGCCGCTTGCCGGCCTGCCTAGCCGAAGGCCCAAAGGTTCGGGTTGGCCAGGCCGTGCCGCCGCCTGAGCCAGCACCGGCAGCCCCGGCTCAGGAACCCAGCGTCACCCCGCAGATGTAG
- the ubiG gene encoding bifunctional 2-polyprenyl-6-hydroxyphenol methylase/3-demethylubiquinol 3-O-methyltransferase UbiG: protein MSNATSRATIRPEEAAHFGQLAADWWDPNGSSAMLHKLNPVRLGFIRAAIDAHWGTDSRGVRPLSGKRALDVGCGAGLLCEPLARLGAAVTGVDAAEENIAVASAHAAGGGLAIDYRCGDIGALRLTGFDLVTSMEVIEHVADKAAFVKALAGALAPGGLMILSTPNRTAQSKLLLVEGAERLGMVPRGTHHWQDFVTPDELRELLADAGLVMGEPQGIGWSPTKGLHLSADLALNYICGVTLGS from the coding sequence ATGAGCAATGCAACCTCCAGAGCGACCATCCGGCCCGAGGAAGCCGCCCATTTCGGCCAGTTGGCGGCTGACTGGTGGGATCCCAATGGTTCCTCGGCCATGCTGCACAAGCTTAATCCGGTCCGGCTGGGCTTCATCCGCGCGGCCATCGATGCGCACTGGGGCACCGATTCGCGCGGGGTTCGGCCGCTGTCGGGCAAGCGCGCGCTCGATGTCGGGTGCGGAGCGGGGCTGCTGTGCGAACCGCTGGCGCGGCTGGGCGCAGCGGTAACCGGAGTTGATGCCGCTGAAGAAAACATTGCCGTCGCCAGCGCCCATGCGGCGGGTGGCGGGCTGGCGATTGACTATCGCTGCGGGGATATCGGCGCGCTGCGCCTGACGGGTTTTGATCTGGTCACCTCGATGGAAGTGATCGAACACGTGGCTGATAAGGCGGCTTTCGTGAAGGCGCTGGCAGGGGCCTTGGCCCCGGGCGGGCTGATGATCCTCTCCACCCCAAACCGCACCGCGCAGTCAAAGCTGCTGCTGGTTGAAGGCGCCGAACGGCTGGGCATGGTCCCGCGCGGGACGCACCACTGGCAGGATTTCGTGACACCTGATGAGCTGCGCGAACTACTCGCCGATGCGGGGCTGGTCATGGGCGAGCCGCAGGGCATTGGCTGGAGCCCGACCAAGGGCCTCCACCTCTCGGCCGACCTTGCGCTCAACTACATCTGCGGGGTGACGCTGGGTTCCTGA
- a CDS encoding aspartate kinase, protein MARIVMKFGGTSMAGSERIRRVANIVRRQQAAGHEVAVVVSAMAGETDRLVGFCREANPLYDPAEYDVVVASGEQVTSGLLALTLQALGCKARSWLGWQLPIRTDDAHAKARIGEIDSDALLASMSAGEIAVIPGFQGVSEDNRITTLGRGGSDTSAVAVAAAIGADRCDIYTDVDGVYTTDPRIVAKARKLKYVTYEEMLELASVGSKVLQTRSVSLAMKEGVRVQVLSSFIDDDATPADEIPGTMIVSDEELEGLDMERQLITGIAADKNEAKVILTRVPDRPGAVATIFGPLAQANINVDMIIQNVGRDKGETDVTFTVPGADLLRAQTLLEAQKEAIGFNRIITDGKVAKISVVGVGMKSHAGVAATMFRALADRGINIQAISTSEIKVSVLIDEDETELAVRVLHTAYDMDAKDEAASA, encoded by the coding sequence GTGGCCCGCATCGTGATGAAATTCGGTGGCACCTCGATGGCCGGATCGGAACGGATCCGCCGGGTGGCCAACATCGTCCGCCGCCAGCAGGCGGCCGGGCACGAAGTCGCCGTGGTCGTCTCGGCCATGGCGGGTGAGACCGACCGGCTGGTGGGCTTCTGCCGCGAGGCGAACCCGCTGTATGACCCCGCCGAATATGACGTAGTCGTGGCCAGCGGCGAACAGGTCACCTCGGGCCTGCTCGCGCTGACGCTCCAGGCGCTGGGCTGCAAGGCGCGTTCGTGGCTCGGCTGGCAACTGCCGATCCGCACCGACGATGCCCATGCCAAAGCCCGCATCGGCGAGATCGACAGCGACGCCCTGCTCGCCTCGATGTCGGCGGGCGAAATTGCCGTGATCCCCGGTTTCCAGGGTGTGAGCGAAGACAACCGCATCACCACGCTGGGCCGCGGCGGCTCCGACACCTCGGCTGTCGCCGTCGCTGCCGCAATCGGTGCCGACCGCTGCGACATCTACACCGATGTCGACGGCGTCTACACCACCGACCCGCGGATTGTCGCCAAGGCGCGCAAGCTCAAGTACGTGACCTACGAGGAAATGCTCGAACTGGCCTCGGTTGGCTCGAAGGTGCTGCAGACCCGATCGGTCAGCCTCGCCATGAAGGAAGGCGTGCGGGTTCAGGTGCTGTCGAGCTTCATCGACGATGACGCCACCCCCGCTGATGAAATCCCCGGCACGATGATCGTGTCCGACGAAGAACTGGAAGGCCTGGATATGGAACGCCAGCTGATCACCGGCATCGCCGCCGACAAGAACGAAGCCAAGGTCATCCTGACCCGCGTGCCCGACCGTCCGGGCGCCGTGGCGACGATCTTTGGCCCACTGGCCCAGGCGAACATCAACGTCGACATGATCATTCAGAACGTTGGCCGCGACAAGGGTGAGACCGACGTGACCTTCACCGTGCCGGGAGCTGACCTGCTGCGGGCCCAGACCCTGCTGGAAGCGCAGAAGGAGGCGATCGGCTTCAATCGCATCATCACTGACGGCAAGGTGGCCAAGATCAGCGTCGTCGGCGTCGGCATGAAGAGCCACGCCGGGGTCGCCGCGACGATGTTCCGCGCCCTGGCCGACCGCGGCATCAACATCCAGGCGATCAGCACCAGCGAGATCAAGGTTTCGGTTCTGATCGACGAGGACGAGACCGAACTGGCCGTCCGCGTGCTGCACACCGCTTACGACATGGATGCCAAGGACGAAGCGGCCTCAGCGTAA
- the katG gene encoding catalase/peroxidase HPI, producing the protein MDAKTGSIDGGGCPFHQQDGGVRALLGRQNRDWWPDALAVEILSPNGPSDPMGDDFDYAEAFNALDYHALKADLTALMTDSQPWWPADYGHYGPFFIRMAWHAAGTYRTGDGRGGANSGQQRFAPLNSWPDNGNLDKARRLLWPIKQKYGKHISWADLFILAGNVAIESMGGPVFGFGGGRADVFEPEKDIYWGNEDKWVNEGVQTRIDEERGLTDLDGPLAAIQMGLIYVNPEGPGGNPDPLKSARDIKATFERMAMNHEETVALTAGGHTFGKAHGNGDPSLLGPAPAGGDIASLGFGWTSSAEHGGIGQYTVTSGIEGSWVNTPTEWSANYFRLLLDYDYELVHSPAGAQQWQPINQREEDMAPAAWDPSIKVPTMMTTADMALKMDPEFRVISEKFRNDHEAFKDAFARAWFKLCHRDMGPKARYLGPEVPAEDLIWQDPVPAGTMPSEADVQAMKAKLADSGLTVSQLVKTAWASASTYRKSDHRGGANGARIRLAPQKDWDVNEPAELAKVLTKYEELRAGTGFSMADTIVLGGVVGLEQAIKAAGFNVAVPFTGGRGDASAEQTDAESFAVLEPQADAFRNYLPKKLRVKTEEMMLDRAALLGLSVPEMTVLIGGLRVLGTNYGQRGHGSFTHRPGQLTNDFFVNLLDMTHAWKSVEGSDEEEFVATDRSNGGESWRATRADLVFGSNSELRAVAEVYAERGNEEKFVRDFVKAWTKVMNADRFDVNKGNHA; encoded by the coding sequence ATGGATGCCAAGACTGGATCGATCGACGGGGGCGGTTGCCCGTTTCATCAGCAGGATGGCGGCGTGCGCGCCCTGCTGGGGCGACAGAATCGTGACTGGTGGCCTGATGCCCTGGCCGTCGAAATCCTCTCGCCCAATGGGCCGAGCGACCCGATGGGCGATGACTTCGACTATGCCGAAGCCTTCAACGCGCTTGACTACCATGCGCTGAAGGCCGACCTGACCGCGCTGATGACTGACAGCCAGCCGTGGTGGCCGGCCGACTATGGTCACTATGGCCCGTTCTTCATCCGGATGGCCTGGCACGCAGCCGGGACCTATCGCACCGGCGACGGGCGCGGCGGGGCTAACAGCGGCCAGCAGCGCTTTGCCCCGCTCAATTCCTGGCCCGACAACGGCAACCTCGACAAGGCCCGCCGCCTGCTCTGGCCGATCAAGCAGAAGTACGGAAAGCACATTTCCTGGGCTGACCTGTTCATCCTGGCCGGCAATGTCGCGATCGAATCGATGGGCGGCCCGGTGTTCGGCTTTGGCGGCGGCCGCGCCGACGTGTTCGAGCCCGAGAAGGACATCTACTGGGGCAACGAGGACAAGTGGGTCAACGAAGGCGTCCAGACCCGGATCGACGAAGAGCGCGGCCTGACCGATCTCGACGGTCCGCTCGCCGCGATCCAGATGGGCCTGATTTACGTCAACCCCGAAGGCCCGGGCGGCAATCCGGATCCGCTGAAGTCGGCGCGCGACATCAAGGCGACCTTTGAGCGCATGGCGATGAACCACGAGGAAACCGTCGCGCTGACCGCGGGCGGTCACACGTTCGGCAAGGCGCACGGCAACGGCGATCCCTCGCTGCTCGGCCCGGCCCCGGCGGGCGGCGACATCGCTTCGCTCGGCTTTGGCTGGACCAGCAGCGCCGAACACGGCGGGATCGGTCAGTACACCGTCACCAGCGGGATCGAAGGTTCGTGGGTCAACACCCCCACCGAATGGTCGGCCAACTACTTCCGCCTACTGCTCGATTACGACTACGAGCTGGTCCATTCGCCGGCCGGTGCGCAGCAATGGCAGCCGATCAACCAGCGTGAGGAAGACATGGCCCCGGCCGCCTGGGACCCCAGCATCAAGGTTCCGACCATGATGACCACGGCCGACATGGCGCTGAAGATGGACCCTGAATTCCGCGTGATCTCGGAGAAGTTCCGTAACGATCATGAGGCGTTCAAGGATGCCTTCGCCCGCGCCTGGTTCAAGCTGTGTCACCGCGATATGGGCCCCAAGGCGCGTTATCTTGGCCCTGAAGTCCCCGCCGAAGACCTGATTTGGCAGGATCCGGTACCGGCCGGGACCATGCCCAGCGAAGCAGATGTTCAGGCGATGAAGGCGAAGCTGGCCGACAGCGGCCTGACCGTCAGCCAGCTGGTCAAGACCGCCTGGGCCTCGGCCAGCACCTATCGCAAGTCGGACCATCGCGGCGGCGCCAATGGTGCCCGCATCCGCCTGGCCCCGCAGAAGGACTGGGATGTCAACGAACCGGCCGAGCTGGCCAAGGTCCTCACCAAGTACGAGGAACTGCGCGCCGGAACCGGCTTCTCGATGGCTGACACCATCGTGCTGGGCGGCGTCGTGGGCCTTGAGCAGGCAATCAAGGCGGCGGGCTTCAACGTGGCCGTGCCCTTCACCGGCGGCCGCGGTGACGCGAGCGCCGAGCAGACTGACGCCGAAAGCTTCGCCGTGCTGGAGCCGCAGGCCGATGCCTTCCGCAACTACCTGCCGAAGAAGCTGCGCGTGAAGACCGAGGAAATGATGCTCGATCGCGCCGCGTTGCTGGGCCTGTCGGTGCCGGAAATGACCGTGCTGATCGGCGGCCTGCGCGTGTTGGGCACCAATTACGGCCAGCGCGGCCACGGCAGCTTCACGCACCGTCCAGGGCAACTGACGAATGACTTCTTCGTCAACCTGCTCGACATGACCCACGCGTGGAAGTCGGTCGAAGGGAGCGACGAGGAAGAGTTCGTCGCGACCGATCGCAGCAACGGCGGCGAAAGCTGGCGCGCCACCCGGGCCGACCTGGTGTTCGGTTCAAACTCCGAACTGCGTGCCGTGGCCGAGGTCTATGCCGAACGCGGCAACGAAGAGAAGTTCGTCCGCGACTTCGTTAAGGCCTGGACCAAGGTGATGAACGCCGACCGCTTCGATGTGAACAAGGGCAACCACGCTTAA
- a CDS encoding DUF2306 domain-containing protein, with protein MTTIALPRPAHARANGFDLGPVARAAVGLVGVGFTTACALAAVRFAAGLAPAHPNTQSIAVLIHVATVLPAVPLGAWLMLARKGTPRHKALGKVWVVLMVVTALTALFIRQINGGGFSPIHIFVPLTLHGAWKTISTARRGDIAAHRKALIGLYLGALTIPGLFAFMPNRLMGTWLFG; from the coding sequence ATGACCACCATCGCCCTGCCCCGTCCTGCCCACGCCCGCGCCAACGGTTTCGATCTCGGCCCCGTTGCCCGTGCCGCCGTAGGTTTGGTTGGAGTTGGCTTCACCACCGCCTGCGCGCTTGCCGCGGTGCGCTTTGCTGCCGGCCTGGCCCCGGCCCATCCCAATACCCAGAGCATTGCGGTGTTGATCCATGTCGCCACGGTGCTCCCCGCCGTGCCCCTTGGCGCCTGGCTGATGCTGGCGCGGAAGGGCACGCCTCGGCACAAGGCGCTGGGCAAGGTCTGGGTCGTGCTGATGGTGGTGACAGCGCTGACAGCGCTGTTCATCCGCCAGATCAACGGCGGCGGGTTCAGCCCGATCCACATCTTCGTGCCGTTGACCCTGCACGGTGCCTGGAAGACGATCAGCACCGCCCGCCGCGGCGATATCGCGGCGCACAGGAAGGCGCTGATCGGGCTCTACCTGGGCGCGCTGACGATCCCCGGCCTGTTCGCCTTCATGCCCAATCGCCTGATGGGCACCTGGCTGTTCGGCTGA
- a CDS encoding LytTR family DNA-binding domain-containing protein, translating into MTETCAQPAAHPARQIVIDLAVMTVIGVVLAVVGPLGSFDAPFWLRLVYWLGLAWAGYACYRPIGGLVARLGANLDLPEWSLWLLACLIATVPMTVVVWLVEALPPPLEVPSPEVWLRTYGYVLAIGAVVTMVFYLVQSKPPPVQVLVPAAVAVPAEAPAPRPGKPRLFDRLPPALGTELVALEMEDHYLRVHTALGSDLILLRMRDAVAELDGLDGAQVHRSWWVARAAVETVERDGRNVRLVLGKGLVAPVARNMVPVLKSAGWL; encoded by the coding sequence ATGACCGAGACTTGCGCCCAGCCTGCCGCTCACCCGGCCCGCCAGATCGTGATTGACCTGGCGGTGATGACGGTGATCGGGGTGGTGCTGGCCGTGGTCGGACCGCTCGGCAGCTTTGACGCGCCGTTCTGGCTGCGGCTGGTTTACTGGCTCGGCCTCGCGTGGGCCGGCTATGCCTGTTACCGCCCGATCGGCGGGCTGGTCGCACGGCTGGGGGCGAACCTGGACCTGCCGGAATGGTCGCTGTGGCTGCTGGCCTGCCTGATCGCGACCGTTCCCATGACCGTGGTGGTCTGGCTGGTCGAAGCCCTGCCGCCGCCGCTCGAAGTGCCCTCGCCCGAGGTGTGGTTGCGGACCTATGGCTATGTCCTGGCGATAGGCGCGGTGGTGACCATGGTGTTCTATCTGGTCCAGTCGAAGCCGCCGCCGGTGCAAGTGCTGGTGCCCGCAGCGGTCGCAGTCCCCGCCGAAGCGCCAGCCCCTAGGCCCGGCAAACCGCGTCTGTTTGACCGGCTTCCGCCCGCACTTGGCACCGAACTCGTCGCGCTGGAGATGGAGGACCATTACCTGCGCGTCCACACCGCGCTTGGGTCTGACCTGATCCTGCTGCGGATGCGCGATGCCGTGGCTGAGCTTGACGGGCTTGACGGCGCGCAGGTCCACCGCAGCTGGTGGGTGGCGCGGGCGGCGGTTGAAACGGTTGAGCGCGACGGACGCAATGTACGCCTGGTCCTCGGCAAGGGCCTCGTCGCACCGGTTGCACGCAACATGGTGCCAGTGCTCAAAAGTGCCGGCTGGCTGTAA
- a CDS encoding NAD(P)H-dependent flavin oxidoreductase has product MERGRAFLGTEHAILCGAMSWVSERNLVSAISNAGGFGVIACGAMTPDLLDAEITATKALTTKPFGVNLITMHPGLFDLIAVCAKHQISHVVLAGGIPPKGSVEAIKAFGAKVLVFAPTLALAKKLLRSGADALVIEGSEAGGHIGPVATSVLAQEFLPALAADHVVFVAGGIGRGDMIAAYLEMGASGVQLGTRFACATESIAHPDFKKAFFRANARDAVASVQVDPRLPVIPVRALKNKGTEEFTAKQVEVAKLLDTGQIEMGEAQLQIEHFWAGALRRAVIDGDVENGSLMAGQSVGMVTEEQPVAEIMAQLMSECEAALTR; this is encoded by the coding sequence ATGGAACGCGGCCGCGCCTTCCTGGGGACCGAACACGCGATCCTGTGCGGCGCGATGTCCTGGGTGTCCGAACGCAACCTGGTCTCCGCGATCAGCAATGCCGGCGGTTTTGGCGTGATCGCCTGCGGGGCGATGACCCCCGACCTGCTCGATGCAGAAATCACCGCGACCAAAGCGCTCACCACCAAGCCCTTCGGCGTCAACCTGATCACCATGCATCCCGGCCTGTTCGACCTGATCGCAGTTTGCGCCAAGCACCAGATCAGCCACGTCGTCCTTGCCGGCGGGATCCCGCCCAAGGGCTCGGTTGAGGCGATCAAGGCTTTCGGCGCCAAGGTGCTGGTCTTTGCCCCCACGCTGGCGCTCGCCAAGAAGCTGCTCCGCTCCGGCGCCGATGCGCTGGTGATCGAAGGCAGCGAAGCTGGCGGCCATATCGGCCCGGTTGCCACTTCGGTGCTGGCGCAGGAATTCCTGCCGGCACTGGCGGCCGACCACGTGGTCTTCGTGGCCGGCGGGATCGGCCGGGGCGATATGATCGCTGCCTATCTGGAAATGGGCGCTTCGGGCGTCCAGCTGGGCACCCGCTTTGCCTGCGCGACCGAATCCATCGCGCACCCCGATTTCAAGAAGGCCTTCTTCCGCGCCAATGCCCGCGATGCAGTCGCCTCGGTCCAGGTTGATCCGCGCCTGCCGGTCATCCCGGTCCGCGCGCTGAAGAACAAGGGCACCGAGGAATTCACTGCCAAGCAGGTCGAAGTGGCCAAGCTGCTCGACACAGGCCAGATCGAGATGGGCGAGGCCCAGCTCCAGATCGAGCACTTCTGGGCCGGGGCGCTGCGCCGCGCGGTGATTGACGGCGATGTCGAGAATGGCTCACTGATGGCCGGCCAGTCGGTCGGCATGGTGACCGAAGAACAGCCGGTGGCCGAAATCATGGCCCAGCTGATGAGCGAGTGCGAGGCTGCGCTGACACGCTAA